TAAAATCAAATGTCCCGCTATCCCACACTACGACTGGTCCCGCTCCATACGTTCCTTCTGGAATTATCCCTTCGAAATCAAAGTATTCTAAAGGGTGATCTTCTACCAAGATAGCTAATCGCTTCTCTGATGGGTCCATAGAGGGTCCTTTTGGAATTGTCCAAGACCGAAGAACCCCTTCCATTTCTAAACGAAAATCATAGTGCAAACGGGTAGCATCATGTTCATGAACGACAAACCGGTTCACCATACTTAAAGCATACCATATTACATTTTTCCAAAATCAAAATGTTAATTCAATTTCCTTATGCTCTTCTTCAACATCAAATCTTTGAATTCCCTCCCCAGTTTCTATATCAACCGCGCCCGGTAGCTT
The DNA window shown above is from Thermodesulfobacteriota bacterium and carries:
- a CDS encoding DNA polymerase ligase N-terminal domain-containing protein; this encodes MVNRFVVHEHDATRLHYDFRLEMEGVLRSWTIPKGPSMDPSEKRLAILVEDHPLEYFDFEGIIPEGTYGAGPVVVWDSGTFDFIEKNENMISFFLKGKILIGTYRLVRLRGKGKENQWLLIKGKDQYAKSGWKLQTSLTKNKISKLEVRKPPCETY